From one Bacillus sp. FJAT-42376 genomic stretch:
- the spoIIGA gene encoding sigma-E processing peptidase SpoIIGA: protein MSVYLDVIWLLNFLFDVFLLLLTASLLKRPKIWYRLLLGGFIGSAIILFLFTPWGPFFSHPAGKVLISVLMIWSAFGFVRFKYFIQNWLMFYFVTFALGGGIIGAHYFMQKDSYLSQGVLITQTTGFGDPITWIFVIIGFPVLWLFSSRRGQDVQVKKLQYHEIVHVTAVFGETILPMTGLIDSGNQLFDPITRTPVMIADTGKLINLLPKPLTDKVMSGDVLKDSPELDDHWQLRMRIIPYRGVGQQNQFLIGLKPDSLTIRTEKETLNVKKAIIGLSSSQLSADGDFTCIVHPQMLQEGSSAHVS, encoded by the coding sequence TTGTCCGTTTATTTAGATGTCATCTGGCTCCTTAATTTTCTATTCGATGTATTCTTGCTGCTGCTTACGGCGTCTCTCCTGAAAAGACCGAAAATCTGGTACCGGCTTCTATTGGGCGGTTTTATCGGTTCAGCCATCATCCTTTTCCTTTTTACACCATGGGGTCCCTTTTTCAGCCATCCGGCAGGAAAAGTCCTAATTTCTGTCTTGATGATCTGGTCAGCTTTTGGTTTCGTGCGTTTTAAGTACTTTATCCAAAACTGGCTGATGTTTTACTTTGTCACATTTGCCTTGGGCGGAGGAATCATCGGGGCCCATTATTTCATGCAAAAGGATAGTTACTTATCCCAGGGTGTTCTTATCACCCAGACAACGGGATTCGGAGATCCGATTACATGGATTTTCGTCATAATCGGCTTTCCTGTACTCTGGCTGTTTTCATCCCGGCGGGGGCAGGATGTACAGGTCAAAAAACTTCAGTACCATGAAATTGTCCACGTAACCGCGGTATTTGGTGAAACCATTCTTCCAATGACAGGTCTTATTGACAGCGGCAATCAGCTGTTCGATCCCATCACGAGAACGCCCGTCATGATTGCGGATACAGGAAAATTAATCAATCTGCTGCCAAAACCGCTAACGGATAAAGTGATGTCTGGAGATGTTTTGAAGGACTCACCTGAACTGGATGATCATTGGCAGCTAAGAATGCGAATCATTCCCTACAGGGGGGTGGGACAGCAAAATCAATTCCTCATCGGCTTAAAGCCTGATTCACTGACGATTCGAACTGAAAAAGAAACACTGAACGTGAAAAAAGCCATCATTGGCTTAAGCTCTTCCCAGCTGTCAGCTGATGGAGACTTTACATGCATTGTCCATCCTCAAATGCTTCAGGAAGGTTCTTCAGCCCATGTATCTTAA